In the genome of Impatiens glandulifera chromosome 6, dImpGla2.1, whole genome shotgun sequence, the window gaaagtGAATTCTTTTGTTTGGTATAAGACCTTTCTTAATCATTGATTCAAACTAAGCCCATTtgggttcatttgaaaaccacAATTTCAACTGGTTCTCATTCGGGTCTGGAATCGAGGTGAATTTGAACCAAGTCCTACTCAAATCCAAATACACTTAAGTTGGATAAAAAGTAAATAGTAAAGAAAAACTACAAACTGTCAAAATTCATGGTAATTTAAAACTCTGTACCTGTTGCAATTGTGGAAGTTGAAGCCCTTTTATCCTCTTGGTTAAAGGAGGAGATCCATAGCCATGGGAAGTATAGACATTTACTTCGTCCAAGTTTTTGCAGTCCAAACACTTACAATTTTCCGAGCATGGAATGTTTGCTTGAAAACACTCACAGTATTTCTTAAGACATCCTTTCTTGCACTGACATCCCTTGTGATGCTTTCCCACAATTTCCTCCTGTATCAAAAAATTTCCAACATTAGGTTAATTacttcattttctaaaaaacacTTTCCAAACATAAACTTTAACAGGTAAGAAAACGATGAATACCCTATATTTGGCACCAAGTGGACTTGGAGTACCAACAATTTTCGGTCTGAAAGCATTTGGATTCCGTTCTAATGTTGCTTGCACAGCTTCCCGCCTAGCTGACTCGTGCGCAGTATTGTTGTGGCAATTTGCACAGTTACAATCCTCACAATTGTTTCCAGATGCGAAACATTCACAATATCTTATCATTTCACAACAAAACTTTGCATTATTAAACAACAAATTCAACAATCAATGCAAGAAACATGAAGAAATGAAATACACTTTTCGATTTCCTCTTGTTAAACTTACAAATATTGATTTCATACTTACAACTTTAAGCATTTCGAATGTTTGCAGTTACATTGTCTTTGCTTTATTGGAGTACCAACATTTGTTCTCTGCCTTAATCTAGGAGATTCTGTCATTCTGAATGAATTCAAATCAATAAACCAAACTTTCACTTTAGATTCATTCAAAGATCATCCAGTTCAAGATAAGAAATTTACAGATCCTTACAAATTCCGCCTTGAAGGAGTAGGTATTTGAGACCGAACAGGACTCTGAATCATCTGCGGCGGCAGCGGTGACTGTGATGATGAATTTGGCCATAGAAGCTGCGTCTGAGTTGAAGACCACTGAGGGCGTTCCGGCAATTTCAAGCCATGGTCAGTGAAGAAAAGCTTTCTCGCCAGTTTCTTGGCCGGAAAATCCCCTCCTTCGGCCATTTGGatcaattaacaagtttcaACGAACAATTACTGAATTTCTAACTCAAATTTGACAACACAGACCTATGAATGCAGAGCGGAAATGCATGTTCAAGAACTGAAAATCTTAATAAGCTAGAAATGGAAATGTAGATGGAAAAACTTACCGTATTCCTTCATTGTTGCGTCGTTCTAGCTTTTGAAATTCAATTTTGTAGATAATCCAATCGAAACTGTAATCCAATGGTTTGAATTCATAAGATGATTCAAATTTTGGCCGTCCGCAGATCTCTGTATGTTTTTGTTTCCTTCATCATTCCTCCATGTTTCAAAGCTTATACAATCTATATTTTGAAAGTGGGTATTTCTCTATCtatggtttttatttttaaaaaagatttatgGGAATCTGAAAAGTCATTTTTTTCTTGGTTATTCCCGTCGCATTTTTAGTATCGAAGGGTGTTTCGTTTTCTTTTCGTTTCTTTTTTCCTTCTACCACTTAGATTTTAGTTAGTACCGTGTTTGGTTCGATGTCACATTTTGTTTAGCTCGATTGaatttttcatttcaaattattataatcaaaatagtATTCATAACGGTTGGTGGGTCATTTATTGCTCGTACACTTTAATTGTATTTGTAATCATTTCTGGAGAATCCATGTCCGTCTCATTCTTATCAACAAAGAAAATGCATTTTTCTAATAAAGAGTTACTAAAACGAATATTGTTTATCTAAGGACGAATCTAGGATTCAGAGATGggataagtttaaaaaaaattagagtggACTTCACAAAATAACTAGAAAAATTTGGATAAAACTAGcggataaaaataagtttaactatttttttaataactaaatcAACAAAccatgaattatatatattcttttaaagaaaTTAGGGATAATGTTAcattttcacataattttttttaggtgGGATGAACTCCTATCTAGATTCTCCAATGTGTTTACCAATTCTAAGTCAAAGACAACAATTTTTGCTTGTCACTTAGAATATTTGAGAGATTTTGTCGACACCATTTGTTTAACTTGCTTTAATACCTTACTTAatgatcttttaaaattaatttcaagaaTTACCAGACCAccgttataaaaaaaaatttttgttagaattttaattattaaatatgttatattatttaaaaatgtaaacttttatttagttattttgatttggttgatgttattttgtaatttaattttaagcatgtaactctttaatttaaaaaaaataaaatgtaaaattagttaggtttgaaaaaattattttttactatttaatagAGCCGACAATTTTGGACTCGCCACGAAAATACGAACCGAACACAAGAAAATCAGGTTAGggttatgtattttttttgttcggGTCAAATTCAGGTCGACCTGTTTAACCTAACTAATAAACAGGTTTAAATCGGGTCGATATGAAATGATTCAAAATAGACCCGATAACGCGTTTACAAGTTtcttttataagaatttttgtaaataaaattttgatttaattttatttttattttatatttatgtcattttaatttacaACAAGAGACTTGAATTAATTACATTGGTTGGGTTTGAGTCAATCACAAATAAATCGGTTAAGTTTATGTTAAAGATTTTGACACAAACATATAAGTTCAGATTAGTATCGTTCAACCTATTAACCTATCCTATGAACCCAAACTAACCTACTGAAACTGATTTGAATGGccttatataagaaaattatagttcaaagacataaaataaaatgaatagatAGTTTGAGGACTCTTGTAATATATTTTCTGAATTATCCATCATCATCTTCGCAAAGTCGATACATTTTCTCGCCTAAAGTCAGAAACCCTAGACCTCAAACATTTTCAATTCGGCAAAATCATCATCTCTGAAAATGTCTTCACCGCCGTCCAAGAGTTGGAGTATTCACACTCGTCGCGAAATCACCTCAAAGTACGAAATCCTCGAACGCGTTGGCTCAGGTGCCTATTCCGATGTTTACCGTGGTCGCCGCCGTTCCGATCAACAAATTATCGCTCTAAAGGAGGTTCACGATTATCAGTCAGCATTTCGCGAAATAGAAGCCCTTCAAACGCTACAGAATTGCCCAAACGTCGTGATTCTGCACGAGTATTTTTGGCGGGAGGACGAGGATGCGGTGCTCGTTCTTGAATTCCTCCCTACAGACTTCTCTTCGTTGATTATTGAAGCCAAGAGAGAGCTTCCAGATGGGATCCCTGCCGGTGAAATCAAACGGTGGATTATTCAGATTCTGTCCGGTGTTGATGCTTGTCACCGGAATTCCATTGTCCATCGAGATCTAAAGCCGTCGAATTTGTTGGTATCAGCTGATGGCGTACTCAAGCTGGCAGATTTCGGTCAGGTGATTATCTTTTAACGAATCTGAAATCAATTGTAAAGAATTTAGAAATGTTCATTTCTTGATGATTATTGGGGATTATCTGACCTAGAACATAATCTCCTCAAATCTTTACAGGCAAGAATACTCTTGGGGCCGAGTTTTATCAGCATTGAAGAAAACCTGCAGCCATTTGAACAACCTCTTGAATTTAATCAACAGTCAGAGAATGATCATCCAACAAACTTAGGTAAAGATTTCCTTACAGAACCCGATAAAGACACATACGATGGCAACACATCTTGCCTTGCTACATGTACAACTAGTGAAATGGAAGAAGATCCTTTTAATGGTTCATACTCTTACGAATCAAtggaaggaggaggaggaggaggagacgATAGATCAGGTCCATTAACATCCTGCGTTGGAACCCGTTGGTATAGAGCTCCAGAGCTTTTATATGGTTCAACAAATTATGGACCTGAAATCGATTTATGGTCATTAGGTTGCATTTTCGCTGAGCTTTTCAGTTTGAAACCGTTATTTCCAGGAAGTTCTGATATTGACcaacttgggagaattttcaATGTTTTGGGAAACTTGAATGAAGAAGTATGGCCAGGATGTAAGAAACTACCTGATTACAAAATAATCTCGTTTAGTAAAGTGGAGAATCCGATTGGGCTGAAAGATAGTATTCCAAATCGAAGTTTGGATGAGATCAATCTTGTGAAAAAGCTTCTTTGTTTCCATCCGGCTGGTAGAGCTACTGCGATGGAGCTTCTTATTGATAAGTATCTAAATGAAGAGCCTCTGCCTGTTCCGGTTTCTGAGCTGAGAGTGCCTTCCACGAGAACTGCggttgaagatgatgatgattctGCGGGTGAGTGGCGGGATTACAGAGAAGTGGATTCTGATTCTGATTTTGAAGACTTCAATACAAATATAACTAATACGGAAACTGGATTTTCTATTCGATTCTCGTAATGTTTAATAGAAATGTCACAAAATGTTGATTATTTGATTGTGTTTTCTTGTTTGGAGGCTTTATGAAAGACATTGTTACATCTGGTTGAAGATAGTTCTtatgttttgttatgttgtctTGTGTCTTGCTTCTcacctttatatttttttttataaaatattaaatgctgAATTCTAAGTTTTAAAtgtttgaagaaaaatataatgatgaataaatttgataaaagtatttaaagttcaagtaaattatatgaatgttgatttaataaaatattaactttactATTAACtctttaaaattgaaaattttaagacTTATTCAAGAACATTGTAGTTTACGGAAACCAACTTTAAATTTCAAATGGATAATGTATGATTGAAGGTTTTAAGACTTATTTCGAACATTGTCGTTCTAACTTACCTACATAGAATAAATCCTGATTTTTATAGACAGGAAATATATGAAGGTTTAAAACTTATTACCAAAATTGTCGTTTTTGACTTATTAAGAACAAAATCATTTCCACTTATTGGAAATAAACTCTGATTTTCAGAAAAAGAACATTGTAGTATACTGCCTATATGAAACAAACCCCAATTTTCAGAAAAATCTGAGAGTTCTAAGATTTACTATGAGCATTGTCGTTCTCTACAAGAAATAAATCATGATATTCAAACAAGAACATTGTCGTTTACGGCTTATCGAAACCCAACTTTAttaataacactttaaatttgaaaaggtTTTTAAGACTTATTTCGAACATTATCATTTTAACTTACCTACATGGAATAAATCCTGATTTTCATAAACAGGAAAGATCGATccaattatataaattgaaagtTTAAAACTTATTACGAAAATTGTCGTTTTAGTTTACTGCCTACGAAAATTGAAAGTTTTAAGACttattaagaataaaatcaTTTCGACTCATTGGAAATAAACTCTGATTTTCAGAAAAAGAACATTGTAGTACCTACGGGAAACAAACCccaatttttagaaaaatctgAGAGTTCTAAGACTTACTAAGAACATTGTTGTTCTCTACAAGAAATAAATCATGATTTTTAAACAAGAACATTGTCGTTTACGGCTTATCGAAACCCAACTTTAttaataacactttaaatttgaaaaggtTTTTTTAAGACTTATTTCGAATATTGTCATTCTAACTTACCTACATAGAATAAATCCTGATTTTCATAAACAGGAAAGATCGATCAAATGGTATAAATTGAAAGTTTAAAACTTATTACGAAAATTGTCGTTTTAGTTTATTGCCTAcgaaaattgaaaattttaagagttattgaaaacaaaatcatttcGACTCATTGGAAATAAACTCACATTTTCAGAAAAAAGAACATTGTAGTACCTATGGGAAACAAACCCCAATTTTCAGAAAAATCTGAGAGTTCTAAGACTTACTAAGAACATTGTTGTTCTCTACAAGAAATAAATCATGATTTTTAAACAAGAACATTGTCGTTTACGGCTTATCGAAACCCAACTTTATTAAtaacacttttaaatttaaaaatattttttaaggttTATTTCGAATATTGTCATTCTAACTTACCTACATGGAATAAATCCTAATTTTCATAAACAGGAAAGATCGATCCAATGGTATAAATTGAAAGTTTAAAACTTATTACGAAAATTGTCTTTTTAGTTTACTGCCTACGGAAATTGAAAGTTTTAAGACTTATTAAGAACAAAATTATTTCGACTTATTGGAAATAAACTCTGATTTTCAGAAAAAGAACATTGTAGTATACTGCTTATAAGAAACAAACCCCAATTTTCAGAAAAATCTGAGAGGTCTAAGACTTACTATGAGCATTGTTGTTCTCTACAAGAAATAAATCATGATTTTCAAACAAGAACATTGTCGTTTACGGCTTATCAAAACCCAACTTTAttaataacactttaaatttgaaaaggtTTTATTAAGACTTATTTCGAATATTGTCATTCTAACATACCTACATAGGATTTAATAAATCCTGATTTTCATATACAGGAAACATCGATCCAATGGTATAAAttgaaagtttaaaatttatttcgaAAATTGTCATTTTAGTTTACTGTCTACGAAAATTGAAAGTTTTAAGACTTATTAAGAACAAAAACATTGTAGTTTACGACTTATCAGAAATAAACTCTGATTTTCAGAAAAAGAACATTGTAGTATAATGCCTATGAAAAACAAAccccaattttcaaaaaaatctgaGAGTTCTAAGACTTACTAAGAACATTGTTGTTCTCTTCAAGAAATAAATCATGATTTTCAAACAGggaaaaagattataaatagaAGGTTTAAGACTAGTAGCTTTTATTGTCTCCATAGAATAAACCCTGAAACAGAAAATTGAAAAAACGATATCGTAACAGTTTGATTTGGCCTCGGGTTACCATCAGATCATACTGAAATTAACATAGATTTTGTGCAACATTTAATAGGAAGAATGATAGATTTTTTTACACAAGCAAAAGTATCTCCCAAAATCATAGAAAGAAACCACAAAATGATACACATGAGAGAATGAACAATTCCCCCATCCATTTCCTAATCCAATCACCAATTCATTCATTCTTCTTAAAACAACAAAAACCCTTAATACATAGTCAATtagtcatcatcaacaacaacaaaagatTTCAAATTCCGCGGTTTCATTTTGATCTTGTTCTTATCCAGTACAGCCTCCACACATTATGCCACTTCTATCGCAAAAAACCAAAGGTAATTGCAAATTGTGTTAGTTACAATAACACATAATAAGCTTTTATCATAATAGTTAACACTTACACAAGAGAGCAACTGCTTCTTCTATGGCGACTGCTTTTCTTCTTCGAAACATCTTTCCTCCTCGACTGACTAGGAGGTCGAAGCACAACCTTAATCGCAGTATCGAAAACCGCTTTCACATTCTGCAGATAAACAAACAAACCACGATGAATACaaaaaactcaataaacaaTCTaatataacctttttttttcacCTGTTGTGTCTTAGAACTGCATTCTATATAAGCTGCTGCACCAATCTGTTTCCTTAACTCCTcaccctatatatatattataacattaaatTTGTGACATAACCAACAAAATACATATGATTTTTACAAATGCTTACTTGGGAAGTTGTTACGATATTGTAATCCGAGTATTCACCGCCCATGTAACCTCGGTTGTTATCGCGAAGATCTAATACAAAAACATCAAGAACAAGAAAATGCCTTTGTTTaaatttaggttatttaaaattaacccAATATTACAAACCGATCTAAGACAGTCTTGCCCTTCTCTTGGTTCTGTTTTAACTTTTTCTCTGCTAACCCTAAACCTGTTTTACctaaataacctaatttttcaataacttacatcaaacaagattatttgaaaaaaagagaCCAGCCATTAGATTGCAAGCTCAATAtttaggttatttgaaatcaaccCAATATTACAAACCAAATTATGACATCAGGAGCTAAGAATCTGCTAACCCTAACCCTCTGTTTTACCTAAATACCTAATTTTCAATAACTTACATCAAACAAGActatttaaaaaagagaaacCAACCATTAGATTGCAAGTTCAGTATTTAGTTTCATACCTAACTTTGTTCCAACAAGAACAATCGGAACATTGGGTGCAAACCGACGGAGCTCCGGCATCCACTGatgaacaaacaaacaaacccaaACCATAAAAAAACATGAAGAGATCTAGAAAACAAAAGATTAACAGAATGAGAACTAGTAACTTTACCTTTTTTAGTACATTTTCATAGCTAGCCCTGCTTAATAATGAAAAAGCAAGAACAAACACATCTGCACCTCTATAACTTAATGGCCTTAACCTACTGTAATCTTCCTGACCTAAATGATAAAGGTCAAACAAAAGATAAGAAGGAGAAATCAAGAatgtttaacaatttcttcAATCTGATACTTACCCGCTGTATCCCACAAACCCAAATTCACAATACTTCCATCAACAGACACATTTGCACTGAAGTTATCGAATACAGTTGGGATATAGTCCTGTACGTCAAACCCAGTTCAAGATTAGCTTTTCCTCCATTTTCAGAGGAAAATGAAGATGGGTTGATTACTCACAGTGGGGAATTTGTTACTGGTGTAACAGATAAGCATGCAGGTTTTTCCGACAGCTCCATCTCCAACTGTAACACATTTGATGAACTTTGAAACATTCATTCTACTTATGAGCAGAAAtcgattgaagaagaagaaggaagaaaggAGAAatagagagagatagagagtgAACGAATGAAGAAAAAGGTCACAAGATTCTGAATTTCAATCCATCTCTCTCATATTAATTTCAATTGTTTTGTTTCGAATGCAGAGTCAGAAAAGTTTAGTGGGTCCCTTCTTCCCCATTCAAACGGCCATATTTGAAAAAACAGTCAGCTTCATTAACGCTGGAATCCATACGACGACCAACCAATggtaaaaataaatactttcaGTTTGAACTTTGAAAAGATGTATTCTTTTTGTGGCCAATTTGCATTCAATTATGTTCCTTTTGAAAGAAAATAGactaatttcattaatcaaacatatttaagtttttaagaaaaaaattgaataattttgaacaaataaaaatataaacggTAACGATTAAACATCGTTACCGTACCAAACAAACCCGGGTTAccaattcaaataaattgaatgctatcaaacataatataaacatagtataaaataaaaagaataatatgaaACAAACTAGCTTATAAATCTAAGTTGTTTTATTGTCATGTCAAAAgaataaaaactatttatagATTTTTGAGATATGTCCAAAATCTAGAGATTGCCTGTTTAGAGattgtttgattttctttttcttttttttattaggatttataataaatttgtgtttgactttattttttttaaaattattttttagagtttaatgattattttattatttaaattgatgggataaaatatattaaatataatgtatatTGATATTTGGATAGATAGAATGAATGAGGAGATATATgaagtgataaaaataaaatattgggcTTGTCAGCTCTAGTTATGAGGGTGGAtttgaactatatttttttaaatttatttatattttaaatattttatttggatattaatttaaatgaaataatattttgaaatacactttaattatataaatattaataaatttaataatatgtattattaaatgagtaataaatacaatgttacgcatatatttaattaaattttaaatatctttctaaacaattttgtttgaaattattcattatatatttatttttatttgaagttGATTATTATacattcatttttcttttctaaaataattagattttttcgaTGAAGAACCTAACTGAAAACATGaacaatttcattttatagTTGAAATTTGAACCtcttataactaatttaaaacaattgataccCTAAAGTTTCAACTAGAAATTGTGTTATCATTTGGattatagtttattttgactaataaacttatttttaaataaaattatatttattctcattcttaatttattataactaattaagGGGATATTCGTCATTTTTGATGTAAGTCTTCTCTAGTCGATCAGTTCAAACATATTACATGTTTTATGTTTTgtattacatatataattttatattttgtaatcactatcatattatttacattttaactatatgaatatcatacatttttctctctttcaacaTCAATATTCTTAATTGTTTAAAGATGATTTAGGGATATAACATAAACACAATATCTAAATATGGAGGAGACAAATGAATAACTATTTCAACGTCGCCTTAGTCTGCAACTACTTTGCCTAGAAATG includes:
- the LOC124944002 gene encoding protein tesmin/TSO1-like CXC 5, which translates into the protein MKEYGGDFPAKKLARKLFFTDHGLKLPERPQWSSTQTQLLWPNSSSQSPLPPQMIQSPVRSQIPTPSRRNLMTESPRLRQRTNVGTPIKQRQCNCKHSKCLKLYCECFASGNNCEDCNCANCHNNTAHESARREAVQATLERNPNAFRPKIVGTPSPLGAKYREEIVGKHHKGCQCKKGCLKKYCECFQANIPCSENCKCLDCKNLDEVNVYTSHGYGSPPLTKRIKGLQLPQLQQENAMNSSSLHPSLSMSPSNLTYRSQLADIILPEDLKKLCSALMLDSAKAANILADQNEMDEKSDVKQCLLEP
- the LOC124941385 gene encoding cyclin-dependent kinase F-1, which gives rise to MSSPPSKSWSIHTRREITSKYEILERVGSGAYSDVYRGRRRSDQQIIALKEVHDYQSAFREIEALQTLQNCPNVVILHEYFWREDEDAVLVLEFLPTDFSSLIIEAKRELPDGIPAGEIKRWIIQILSGVDACHRNSIVHRDLKPSNLLVSADGVLKLADFGQARILLGPSFISIEENLQPFEQPLEFNQQSENDHPTNLGKDFLTEPDKDTYDGNTSCLATCTTSEMEEDPFNGSYSYESMEGGGGGGDDRSGPLTSCVGTRWYRAPELLYGSTNYGPEIDLWSLGCIFAELFSLKPLFPGSSDIDQLGRIFNVLGNLNEEVWPGCKKLPDYKIISFSKVENPIGLKDSIPNRSLDEINLVKKLLCFHPAGRATAMELLIDKYLNEEPLPVPVSELRVPSTRTAVEDDDDSAGEWRDYREVDSDSDFEDFNTNITNTETGFSIRFS
- the LOC124941837 gene encoding rac-like GTP-binding protein ARAC7 isoform X1, with the translated sequence MNVSKFIKCVTVGDGAVGKTCMLICYTSNKFPTDYIPTVFDNFSANVSVDGSIVNLGLWDTAGQEDYSRLRPLSYRGADVFVLAFSLLSRASYENVLKKWMPELRRFAPNVPIVLVGTKLDLRDNNRGYMGGEYSDYNIVTTSQGEELRKQIGAAAYIECSSKTQQNVKAVFDTAIKVVLRPPSQSRRKDVSKKKSSRHRRSSCSLVSGIMCGGCTG
- the LOC124941837 gene encoding rac-like GTP-binding protein ARAC7 isoform X2 encodes the protein MNVSKFIKCVTVGDGAVGKTCMLICYTSNKFPTDYIPTVFDNFSANVSVDGSIVNLGLWDTAGQEDYSRLRPLSYRGADVFVLAFSLLSRASYENVLKKWMPELRRFAPNVPIVLVGTKLDLRDNNRGYMGGEYSDYNIVTTSQGEELRKQIGAAAYIECSSKTQQNVKAVFDTAIKVVLRPPSQSRRKDVSKKKSSRHRRSSCSLVGIMCGGCTG